In Halobaculum rubrum, the following are encoded in one genomic region:
- a CDS encoding DUF5788 family protein, translated as MQEFQRKQLLERVNKESATIGADIPDSIEVQGEEIDLRTFVFEIKRRETIPDGERERVERAKRNLRRERLERLERIEENRVDFETGEELAASIIGIDRALEALDTLQPADVNTEAERQEAMDRKRWMSFLKKALGRDDASGSKRGGY; from the coding sequence GTGCAGGAGTTCCAACGAAAACAGCTCCTCGAACGCGTCAACAAGGAGAGCGCGACGATCGGCGCGGACATCCCGGACAGTATCGAGGTCCAGGGCGAGGAGATCGACCTCCGGACGTTCGTCTTCGAGATCAAGCGCCGCGAGACGATCCCCGACGGCGAGCGCGAGCGCGTCGAGCGGGCGAAGCGCAACCTCCGGCGCGAACGCCTCGAACGCCTCGAACGGATCGAGGAGAACCGCGTCGACTTCGAGACCGGCGAGGAGCTCGCGGCGTCGATCATCGGCATCGACCGCGCGCTGGAGGCGCTCGACACCCTCCAGCCGGCCGACGTGAACACGGAGGCAGAGCGCCAGGAGGCGATGGACCGGAAGCGCTGGATGAGCTTCCTCAAGAAGGCGCTCGGGCGGGACGACGCCAGCGGGAGCAAGCGCGGCGGCTACTGA
- a CDS encoding DUF5789 family protein produces the protein MADDDDPEEEEAPAVELGEGPTVEGAPLARVASRLTWPQEKSKVLDKEGDATIRTPDGPRELSDVLSEVDITYFDRRQTFVDAVEDVIGRGSVRTAE, from the coding sequence ATGGCTGACGACGACGACCCCGAGGAGGAAGAGGCGCCCGCCGTCGAACTCGGCGAGGGTCCGACCGTCGAGGGCGCGCCGCTGGCGCGCGTCGCCTCGCGACTCACGTGGCCCCAAGAGAAATCGAAGGTACTCGACAAGGAAGGAGACGCGACCATCCGCACGCCCGACGGCCCGCGGGAACTCTCGGACGTGCTGAGCGAGGTCGACATCACCTACTTCGACCGCCGCCAGACGTTCGTCGACGCCGTGGAGGACGTGATCGGTCGCGGCTCCGTCCGGACCGCAGAGTAA
- the polX gene encoding DNA polymerase/3'-5' exonuclease PolX, with protein MRNAEVAALLEEFADLLEAQDVEYKPTAYRRAAENVRDHPRAIEDLADEGGEDAVAEIDRVGDAIAAKIVEYLETGQMEELEDLREELPVDMAALTRVEGVGPKTVGTLYEELGITTLEELEAAAEAGEIREVKGFGAKTEENILDKIAFAKEAGRRQRLGDARPLAEDVIGHLDHEAVVERIDVAGSIRRWKDTIGDVDVLVASDDGEAVVDLFVDWSDADDVIEAGEQKASVRVDGIRVDLRVVVPEEFGSALQYFTGSKAHNVTLRNLAIDRGLKLNEYGVFEVSDVDDPDSGQRVGERLGGADESEMYGALDLPVIPPEIREDTGEIQAALDGDLPDLLTEGEVRGDLHTHTAWSDGANTIAEMVEAAADRGYEYHCVTDHAAGPGVFGDTGLTDEAVGEQAEAVAAVRGDAEIDVLHGVEANIDANGDVTTSDDVLADLDIVIASPHAALDQGEATDRLIRAVEHPHVDVLGHPTGRLINQRPGLEVDFERLAEAAAAAGTALEVNSNPARLDCNGDAVRAAVEAGAPIAVNTDAHSPAELDNVRYGVHTARRGWAETADVLNARDAEGLRTFLE; from the coding sequence ATGCGAAACGCCGAGGTCGCCGCGCTACTCGAGGAGTTCGCGGACCTGCTGGAGGCGCAGGACGTCGAGTACAAGCCCACCGCCTACCGCCGCGCCGCCGAGAACGTCCGCGACCACCCGCGCGCGATCGAGGACCTCGCCGACGAGGGGGGCGAGGACGCAGTCGCCGAGATCGACCGCGTCGGCGACGCCATCGCCGCGAAGATCGTGGAGTACCTCGAGACCGGCCAGATGGAGGAGCTCGAGGATCTCCGCGAGGAACTCCCGGTCGACATGGCCGCCCTGACGCGGGTGGAAGGTGTCGGCCCCAAAACCGTCGGCACACTGTACGAGGAACTCGGTATCACGACGCTCGAGGAACTGGAGGCGGCCGCGGAGGCCGGCGAGATCCGCGAGGTCAAGGGGTTCGGCGCGAAGACCGAGGAGAACATCCTCGACAAGATCGCGTTCGCGAAGGAGGCCGGGCGGCGCCAGCGCCTCGGCGACGCGCGCCCGCTCGCGGAGGACGTGATCGGCCACCTCGATCACGAGGCGGTCGTCGAGCGGATCGACGTAGCCGGGTCGATCCGGCGGTGGAAGGACACCATCGGCGACGTGGACGTGCTCGTCGCCAGCGACGACGGCGAGGCGGTCGTCGACCTGTTCGTCGACTGGTCCGACGCCGACGACGTGATCGAGGCGGGCGAACAGAAGGCGAGCGTCCGCGTCGACGGGATCCGGGTCGACCTCCGCGTCGTCGTCCCCGAGGAGTTCGGGTCGGCGCTGCAGTATTTCACCGGCTCGAAGGCGCACAACGTCACCCTCCGCAACCTCGCGATCGACCGCGGGCTGAAGCTCAACGAGTACGGCGTGTTCGAGGTGAGCGACGTTGACGACCCGGATTCGGGCCAGCGCGTCGGCGAACGCCTCGGCGGCGCCGACGAGTCGGAGATGTACGGCGCGCTCGATCTCCCGGTGATCCCCCCCGAGATACGCGAGGACACCGGCGAGATCCAAGCGGCGCTCGACGGCGACCTACCTGACCTGCTCACGGAGGGCGAGGTCCGCGGCGACCTCCACACCCACACCGCGTGGTCCGACGGAGCCAATACGATCGCGGAAATGGTCGAGGCCGCCGCCGATCGCGGCTACGAGTACCACTGCGTCACGGATCACGCGGCGGGACCGGGCGTCTTCGGCGACACCGGACTGACGGACGAAGCGGTCGGAGAGCAGGCCGAGGCGGTCGCGGCGGTCCGCGGAGACGCCGAGATCGACGTACTTCACGGCGTCGAGGCGAACATCGACGCCAATGGTGACGTGACGACGAGCGACGACGTGTTGGCCGACCTCGACATCGTCATCGCCTCCCCACACGCCGCGTTGGATCAGGGCGAGGCGACGGACAGACTGATCCGCGCCGTCGAACACCCACACGTCGACGTTTTGGGCCATCCGACCGGCCGACTGATCAACCAACGCCCGGGCCTGGAGGTCGACTTCGAGCGCCTCGCGGAGGCCGCCGCGGCGGCAGGGACGGCGCTGGAGGTCAACTCGAACCCCGCCCGCCTGGACTGCAACGGCGACGCCGTGCGGGCGGCCGTCGAGGCCGGCGCGCCGATCGCGGTGAACACCGACGCGCACTCGCCGGCCGAGCTCGACAACGTTCGCTACGGCGTTCACACCGCCCGACGGGGATGGGCCGAGACGGCGGACGTGCTGAACGCGCGCGACGCCGAGGGGCTGCGCACGTTTCTGGAGTGA
- the nreA gene encoding DNA repair protein NreA, with amino-acid sequence MKLDDYVEFEANERAERRRLAQEKSYELMDHLESFQHRFDEVTGGDSVFGSVSPSIFVGSSNYPNLSTGLLSPVGHEDDAATYETSGAWYEEGVSISDVFERRTSLLNSTQGVDARDVGSVHDAWDGFLGVQREVAIADQPVDVEVFLDDGPDIDYDVSPDDVATPTGPRARAAAADLTENPHVPRPVKKTLEDDDWRAEGAMNYLYRRGFDVYDINTVLSAGALGRGDQRRLVPTRWSITAVDDTIGKYLRGTIRDRRSVDTVQVWRNEYLGNAFWVILAPGDWEFELVEIKSPGSIWHPDPEGDTYLSSAHENREGRTRYVDETAGAYYASRFGVLEQLSERGRQAKVLVVRHVSDDYWGPVGVWQVRESVRNAFQGEHGEAETFEDAVRGVSEQLPVSLARLRRKSTMVAGLQSSLADFTT; translated from the coding sequence GTGAAGCTGGACGACTACGTCGAGTTCGAGGCGAACGAGCGGGCCGAGCGCCGACGGCTCGCCCAGGAGAAGTCCTACGAGCTGATGGACCACCTCGAGTCGTTCCAGCACCGCTTCGACGAGGTCACCGGCGGCGACTCCGTGTTCGGCTCCGTCTCGCCGTCGATCTTCGTCGGCTCGTCGAACTACCCGAACCTCTCGACGGGGCTGCTCTCGCCGGTCGGCCACGAGGACGACGCCGCGACCTACGAGACCAGCGGCGCGTGGTACGAGGAGGGCGTCTCCATCTCGGACGTCTTCGAGCGGCGCACCTCGCTGTTGAACTCGACGCAGGGTGTCGACGCACGGGACGTCGGCTCCGTCCACGACGCGTGGGACGGCTTCCTCGGCGTCCAGCGCGAGGTCGCCATCGCGGACCAGCCGGTCGACGTGGAGGTGTTCCTCGACGACGGCCCCGACATCGACTACGACGTCTCGCCCGACGACGTCGCGACGCCGACGGGCCCGCGCGCTCGTGCCGCCGCCGCGGACCTGACCGAGAACCCCCACGTCCCGCGACCGGTGAAGAAGACGCTGGAGGACGACGACTGGCGCGCCGAGGGCGCGATGAACTACCTGTATCGGCGCGGGTTCGACGTGTACGACATCAACACCGTGCTCTCGGCGGGCGCGCTGGGTCGGGGCGACCAGCGACGGCTCGTGCCGACGCGGTGGTCGATCACTGCCGTCGACGACACGATCGGGAAGTACCTCCGGGGAACGATCCGCGACCGGCGGAGCGTCGACACCGTGCAGGTGTGGCGCAACGAGTATCTCGGCAACGCCTTCTGGGTGATCCTCGCGCCGGGCGACTGGGAGTTCGAGCTGGTCGAGATCAAGTCCCCGGGGAGCATCTGGCACCCCGATCCCGAGGGCGACACGTACCTCTCGTCGGCCCACGAGAACCGCGAGGGGCGCACGCGATACGTCGACGAAACCGCGGGCGCGTACTACGCCTCCCGGTTCGGCGTGCTGGAGCAGCTCTCCGAGCGCGGCCGACAGGCGAAGGTGCTCGTCGTCCGGCACGTCTCCGACGACTACTGGGGGCCGGTCGGCGTCTGGCAGGTGCGCGAGAGCGTCCGTAACGCGTTCCAGGGTGAACACGGGGAAGCCGAGACGTTCGAGGACGCGGTTCGCGGCGTGAGCGAGCAGCTCCCGGTGTCGCTCGCGCGGCTCCGCAGGAAGTCAACGATGGTCGCGGGGCTCCAATCGAGCCTCGCCGACTTCACGACGTAG
- a CDS encoding preprotein translocase subunit TatA, producing the protein MVPLFGGVPGGPELLIILLILLLLFGGTAVLVLVLGLGGLRLSGGDGAGRADDERVAALERELAETRAELAELRDDRDPESEDRTVAENAVDADDGGDDYDEPRSA; encoded by the coding sequence ATGGTCCCGCTGTTCGGCGGCGTACCGGGCGGTCCCGAGCTGTTGATCATCCTCCTGATCCTCCTGTTGTTGTTCGGGGGAACCGCCGTGCTGGTACTCGTTCTCGGCCTCGGCGGGCTCAGGCTCTCGGGCGGCGACGGCGCCGGTCGAGCCGACGACGAGCGCGTCGCCGCACTCGAACGCGAGCTCGCAGAGACTCGTGCCGAGCTCGCGGAACTTCGTGACGATCGCGACCCCGAATCCGAGGACCGGACCGTAGCCGAGAACGCAGTCGACGCCGATGACGGCGGAGACGATTACGACGAGCCGAGGTCGGCGTAA
- the acs gene encoding acetate--CoA ligase, whose product MSDDDVELEARLEEQEVFEPSDSFVEQANVSDAAIYDEFEENWPECWEGAADLLDWEEEYDQVLDDSNPPFYEWFTDGTLNASANCLDRHLDERGDEAAIEWVGEPVDEDNVTLTYNDLHEKVNEAAAALRELGVGEDDVVTMYMPMIPELPIAMLACARIGAPHSVVFAGFSADALATRMNSADSEYLVTCDGYYRRGDPLDHLDKANEGLAGVDHDTDTVVVDRLGPNGDDFGHDLADDQHDWGELMAAHEGATVEPVDRDAEDMLFLMYTSGTTGQPKGVKHTTGGYLAWTAWTSQSVLDIKPEDTYFCSADIGWITGHSYIVYGPLALGTTTMMYEGTPDHPERDRLWEIVEEYGATQLYTAPTAIRAFMKWGPEYPDEHDLSSLRLLGTVGEPINPRAWKWYYKHIGDEECPVVDTWWQTETGGMMVTTLPGVKDMKPGSAGPPLPGLDVQIVDTNGEEVEPGRAGYLTVNKPWPGMLRTLYKNDERFIEEYWAEYSDTDSSDSDDWIYFPEDGAKIDEDGYITVLGRVDDVLNVSGHRLGTMEIESAIVGVEGVAEAAVVGGDHPVKGEAVYAYVITEDGQAESEEFRAEIVEAVEDAIGPIARPEQVIFTPELPKTRSGKIMRRLLEDIANGEELGNTSTLRNPEIVEDIRQVVQGD is encoded by the coding sequence ATGTCTGACGATGACGTGGAACTGGAGGCCCGGCTCGAGGAACAGGAGGTGTTCGAGCCGTCCGACTCGTTCGTCGAACAGGCGAACGTCTCGGACGCCGCCATCTACGACGAGTTCGAGGAGAACTGGCCGGAGTGTTGGGAGGGGGCCGCGGACCTCCTCGACTGGGAGGAGGAGTACGATCAGGTGCTCGACGACTCGAACCCGCCGTTCTACGAGTGGTTCACCGACGGCACGCTGAACGCCTCGGCGAACTGTCTCGACCGCCATCTCGACGAGCGCGGCGACGAGGCCGCCATCGAGTGGGTCGGCGAGCCCGTCGACGAGGACAACGTCACGCTCACCTACAACGACCTCCACGAGAAGGTGAACGAGGCGGCCGCGGCGCTGCGGGAGTTGGGCGTCGGCGAGGACGACGTCGTGACGATGTACATGCCGATGATCCCGGAGCTGCCGATCGCGATGCTGGCGTGTGCGCGCATCGGCGCGCCCCACTCGGTCGTGTTCGCCGGCTTCTCGGCGGACGCGCTGGCGACCCGGATGAACTCGGCGGACTCGGAGTATCTGGTCACCTGCGACGGCTACTACCGCCGTGGCGACCCGCTCGACCATCTCGACAAGGCCAACGAGGGGCTCGCGGGCGTCGACCACGACACCGACACGGTCGTCGTCGACCGGCTCGGTCCGAACGGCGACGACTTCGGCCACGATCTCGCGGACGACCAGCACGACTGGGGCGAGCTGATGGCCGCCCACGAGGGCGCGACGGTCGAGCCGGTCGACCGCGACGCCGAGGACATGCTGTTCCTGATGTACACCTCCGGCACGACCGGCCAGCCGAAGGGGGTGAAACACACCACCGGCGGCTACCTCGCGTGGACCGCGTGGACCTCCCAGTCGGTGCTCGACATCAAGCCCGAGGACACGTACTTCTGCTCGGCTGATATCGGCTGGATCACGGGGCACAGCTACATCGTCTACGGCCCGCTCGCGCTCGGCACGACGACGATGATGTACGAGGGGACGCCCGATCACCCGGAGCGCGACCGCCTCTGGGAGATCGTCGAGGAGTACGGGGCGACGCAGCTGTACACCGCGCCCACCGCGATCCGCGCGTTCATGAAGTGGGGACCGGAGTACCCCGACGAGCACGACCTCTCCAGCCTCCGCCTGCTCGGGACGGTCGGCGAGCCGATCAACCCGCGCGCGTGGAAGTGGTACTACAAGCACATCGGCGACGAGGAGTGCCCCGTCGTCGACACGTGGTGGCAGACCGAAACCGGCGGCATGATGGTGACGACGCTGCCGGGCGTGAAGGACATGAAGCCCGGCTCCGCGGGGCCGCCGCTGCCGGGACTCGACGTGCAGATCGTCGATACGAACGGCGAGGAGGTCGAACCCGGTCGTGCGGGCTATCTCACGGTGAACAAGCCGTGGCCCGGGATGCTCCGGACGCTGTACAAGAACGACGAACGCTTCATCGAGGAGTACTGGGCCGAGTACTCCGACACCGACTCCTCGGACTCCGACGACTGGATCTACTTCCCCGAGGACGGCGCGAAGATCGACGAGGACGGCTACATCACCGTGCTCGGCCGCGTCGACGACGTGCTCAACGTCTCGGGCCACCGCCTCGGCACGATGGAGATCGAGTCGGCCATCGTCGGCGTCGAGGGCGTCGCCGAGGCCGCCGTCGTCGGCGGCGACCACCCCGTGAAGGGCGAGGCCGTCTACGCGTACGTCATCACCGAGGACGGGCAAGCGGAGTCCGAGGAGTTCCGCGCGGAGATCGTCGAGGCCGTCGAGGACGCTATCGGCCCGATCGCCCGCCCCGAGCAGGTGATCTTCACCCCCGAGCTCCCGAAGACGCGCTCCGGGAAGATCATGCGCCGCCTGCTGGAGGACATCGCCAACGGCGAGGAACTCGGCAACACCTCGACGCTTCGCAACCCCGAGATCGTCGAGGACATCCGGCAGGTCGTTCAGGGCGACTGA
- a CDS encoding DUF302 domain-containing protein — MSLPIDPAAVKAGDIGEKRATLEMDHEEAIEHVREVFTENGFGIPVEFSVSDMLNEKVDAGRDPYYVLGACNPSVADRALEATDNRLGALMPCNVVVWQEEPGVQTVYHVSIMRVARLLGLDADGDAMEEIIDETGELVEAAYADLGSS, encoded by the coding sequence ATGAGTCTGCCAATCGATCCGGCGGCGGTCAAGGCCGGCGACATCGGTGAAAAACGCGCGACCCTCGAGATGGACCACGAGGAAGCTATCGAGCACGTCCGCGAGGTGTTCACCGAGAACGGCTTCGGGATCCCCGTCGAGTTCTCCGTCTCGGACATGCTCAACGAGAAGGTCGACGCCGGCCGCGACCCGTACTACGTGCTCGGCGCGTGCAACCCATCGGTGGCCGACCGCGCGCTCGAGGCGACCGACAACAGGCTCGGCGCGCTCATGCCGTGCAACGTCGTCGTCTGGCAGGAGGAACCCGGCGTTCAGACCGTGTACCACGTCTCGATCATGCGGGTCGCGCGGCTGCTCGGGCTCGACGCCGACGGCGACGCGATGGAGGAGATCATCGACGAGACCGGCGAGCTCGTCGAGGCCGCTTACGCCGACCTCGGCTCGTCGTAA
- a CDS encoding acyl-CoA mutase large subunit family protein, translating into MYDDDDLAEIREAREEWEEETRDPVIDARGERKDRFATVSNLEVKDLYGPNDVADIDFEEDIGFPGEEPYTRGPYPTMYRGQTWTMRQFAGFGTAEETNERFHYLTDNGQTGLSTAFDMPSLMGKDSDDPLSDGEVGKEGVAVDTLRDMEILFDGIDIGEVSTSFTINPSAPVIFAMYVALADRKGVPRDELRGTFQNDMLKEFIAQKEWVIPPEPSLDLVTDTVEFAIDETPGIYPISVSGYHIREAGSTAIQELAFTLADGFAYVEDAVERGMDVDDVAQQLSFFFNSHNSIFEEVAKFRAGRRIYARIMDEWYDAEEDASKRLKFHTQTAGQSLTAQQPLNNIVRVTIQALAGVLGGTQSLHTNSFDEALALPSEQAVRVALRTQQIIAEESGAADSTDPLAGSFMVESLTDEVEEKTMAYLEELKEMGDGSVRDGVLEGIEQGYFHREIQEASYEYQERVDDGEEVVVGVNKYTVEDDPEPDLLHVDEEVQDRQLERLAEVKEERDDDAVEEALAALDSAIENDENVMPYVVDAVKTYATMGEIMDVFETHHGAYRETIGLAS; encoded by the coding sequence ATGTACGACGATGATGACCTCGCAGAGATCCGTGAAGCCCGCGAGGAGTGGGAGGAGGAGACTCGTGACCCGGTTATAGACGCACGCGGCGAGCGCAAGGATCGGTTCGCGACGGTTTCGAACTTGGAGGTCAAGGACCTCTACGGTCCGAACGACGTGGCCGACATCGACTTCGAGGAGGACATCGGCTTCCCCGGCGAGGAGCCGTACACGCGCGGGCCGTACCCGACGATGTACCGCGGGCAGACGTGGACGATGCGCCAGTTCGCCGGCTTCGGCACCGCAGAGGAGACCAACGAGCGCTTCCACTACCTCACCGACAACGGGCAGACCGGCCTCTCGACGGCGTTCGACATGCCGTCGCTGATGGGGAAAGACTCCGACGACCCGCTCTCGGACGGCGAGGTCGGCAAGGAGGGCGTCGCCGTCGACACCCTCCGCGACATGGAGATCCTCTTCGACGGCATCGACATCGGCGAGGTGTCGACCTCGTTCACGATCAACCCCAGCGCGCCCGTGATCTTCGCGATGTACGTCGCGCTCGCCGACCGGAAGGGCGTCCCGCGCGATGAGCTTCGGGGCACCTTCCAGAACGACATGCTCAAGGAGTTCATCGCCCAGAAGGAGTGGGTGATCCCCCCCGAGCCGTCGCTGGATCTGGTCACCGACACCGTCGAGTTCGCGATCGACGAGACGCCCGGCATCTACCCCATCTCGGTGTCGGGATACCACATCCGGGAGGCCGGGTCGACGGCGATCCAGGAGCTCGCGTTCACCCTCGCGGACGGCTTCGCGTACGTCGAGGACGCCGTCGAGCGCGGCATGGACGTGGACGACGTGGCACAGCAGCTGTCGTTCTTCTTCAACTCCCACAACTCCATCTTCGAGGAGGTCGCCAAGTTCCGCGCGGGTCGGCGCATCTACGCCCGGATCATGGACGAGTGGTACGACGCGGAGGAGGACGCCTCCAAGCGCCTGAAGTTCCACACGCAGACGGCCGGGCAGTCGCTGACGGCCCAGCAGCCGCTCAACAACATCGTCCGCGTGACGATCCAGGCGCTGGCGGGCGTGCTCGGCGGCACCCAGAGTCTGCACACGAACTCCTTCGACGAGGCGCTGGCGCTGCCCTCCGAACAGGCGGTCCGCGTGGCGCTGCGAACCCAGCAGATCATCGCCGAGGAGTCGGGCGCGGCCGACTCGACGGACCCGCTCGCGGGCTCGTTCATGGTCGAGAGCCTCACCGACGAGGTCGAGGAGAAGACGATGGCGTACCTGGAGGAACTCAAGGAGATGGGCGACGGCTCCGTGCGCGACGGGGTCCTCGAGGGGATCGAACAGGGCTACTTCCACCGCGAGATCCAGGAGGCGAGCTACGAGTACCAAGAACGCGTGGACGACGGCGAGGAGGTCGTCGTCGGCGTCAACAAGTACACCGTCGAGGACGACCCCGAGCCGGACCTGCTCCACGTCGACGAGGAAGTGCAAGACCGGCAGCTGGAGCGGCTCGCCGAGGTGAAGGAGGAGCGCGACGACGACGCCGTCGAGGAGGCGCTCGCGGCGCTGGATTCGGCCATCGAGAACGACGAGAACGTGATGCCGTACGTCGTCGACGCCGTGAAGACGTACGCGACGATGGGCGAGATCATGGACGTGTTCGAGACGCACCACGGCGCCTACCGCGAGACGATCGGCCTCGCGTCGTAG
- a CDS encoding Mut7-C RNAse domain-containing protein — protein sequence MDDATDDTDDEPATITPEHDTLLLDVMLGKLATYLRVCGYDAVDALDEGIERDDEIRERAATDGRRLITRDRDLAAATPGSVLLTRRDVVAQLRELRAAGVELTPTDRLTRCGTCNGRLEPTEDDTDRPEYAPETGFVWRFVDCEQYFW from the coding sequence ATGGACGACGCGACAGACGACACCGACGACGAGCCCGCAACGATCACCCCGGAGCACGACACGCTACTGCTCGATGTGATGCTCGGGAAGCTCGCGACGTACCTCCGCGTGTGCGGCTACGACGCGGTGGACGCGCTGGACGAGGGGATCGAGCGCGACGACGAGATCCGCGAGCGCGCCGCGACCGACGGACGCCGCCTGATAACGCGTGATCGCGACCTGGCTGCCGCGACCCCCGGCTCGGTCCTCCTCACGAGGCGCGACGTGGTCGCCCAACTCCGTGAACTCCGTGCGGCGGGAGTCGAGCTGACGCCGACGGACCGCCTCACGCGGTGCGGCACGTGCAACGGCCGGCTCGAACCGACCGAGGACGACACAGATCGACCCGAATACGCGCCCGAAACCGGATTCGTGTGGCGCTTTGTCGACTGTGAACAGTACTTCTGGTAA
- a CDS encoding DUF7139 domain-containing protein yields MSSLAEVYEGQVGEYASLQRLYLGVGLFSLGALLVVVGIVVAATDLTTATLGWNLGQARETAGILAGLGLPATFLGVLVVMPTSRRTQAAAVVGAGVAVLGVAMFAHAYPCHWSGARCVGEYADLTLPTAGVYFLGAFTTFWCLFTGVANFKARNNPGGTVTLEITREGETEVIEVPRSTAEELRGDTGTTGRVGGVGLLGTTPDGNIETQTNRPDLDERRDRTAQSASAAADSGDDSVGNSGSAAGAAASPTSDGGASSSDITPLADRQHPDSTPGIDRIGPSAEQAAVESSVSPKRDTARSQSPGDSYCGSCSHFQYVRTDQGMQPYCGLHDDLMEDMDACDDWRPR; encoded by the coding sequence ATGAGCAGCCTCGCCGAGGTGTACGAGGGGCAGGTCGGCGAGTACGCCAGCCTCCAGCGGCTGTATCTCGGTGTCGGACTGTTCTCGCTGGGTGCGCTCCTCGTCGTCGTCGGCATCGTCGTCGCGGCGACGGACCTGACGACGGCGACGCTCGGCTGGAACCTGGGCCAGGCGCGCGAGACTGCCGGGATACTCGCCGGACTCGGGCTCCCGGCGACGTTTCTCGGCGTGCTGGTGGTGATGCCGACGAGCCGTCGGACGCAGGCGGCCGCGGTGGTCGGCGCGGGCGTCGCCGTCCTCGGCGTGGCGATGTTCGCCCACGCGTACCCGTGTCACTGGTCGGGCGCGCGCTGTGTCGGCGAGTACGCCGACCTCACGCTCCCGACGGCGGGCGTGTACTTCCTCGGGGCGTTCACCACGTTCTGGTGTCTGTTCACCGGCGTCGCGAACTTCAAGGCGCGCAACAACCCCGGCGGGACGGTGACCCTGGAGATCACTCGCGAAGGCGAGACCGAGGTGATCGAGGTGCCGAGATCGACGGCCGAGGAACTGCGCGGCGACACGGGAACCACCGGACGCGTCGGCGGCGTCGGGCTGCTCGGCACCACTCCGGACGGGAACATCGAGACGCAGACGAACCGTCCCGATCTCGACGAGCGCCGCGATCGGACGGCGCAGTCGGCGTCGGCCGCCGCCGACTCCGGTGACGACAGCGTCGGCAACTCCGGATCGGCCGCCGGGGCGGCCGCGAGCCCGACGAGCGACGGCGGGGCGTCGTCGTCGGACATCACCCCGCTGGCGGACCGGCAACACCCCGACTCGACGCCCGGGATCGATCGTATCGGTCCGTCGGCCGAGCAAGCCGCCGTCGAGTCATCGGTCTCCCCGAAGCGTGACACGGCGCGGTCTCAGTCGCCGGGCGACTCCTACTGCGGTTCCTGCAGTCACTTCCAGTACGTCCGGACCGACCAGGGGATGCAGCCGTACTGTGGCCTCCACGACGACCTGATGGAGGACATGGACGCCTGCGACGACTGGCGCCCGCGCTGA